The following are encoded together in the Selenomonadales bacterium genome:
- a CDS encoding glycerophosphodiester phosphodiesterase — MKKSLLKRFVMLGVAAAFISTGVQAYDVPSVEAKVVTDTFDFQPHRGGRDARPENTLYAYAYAMEMGATSIECDMQMTKDGVIVMSHNPILNQDITKDKNGNYVEAGKYDIRTMTYKELQKFTVGDINPSSGYYEAHGQTLVTFDDAKIPTLEQLFQLVNEYGDKKVIINAETKTNPDPAVPAYHANDVDPVKFVTEVNRLVKKYNMEDRFTLQSFDWRTLIEMKKINPDITLVALWCQQPSWGKDSECLRPYEEGASPWLGGVDIDDFKGNPYQAAKSIGADIVSPYGPEISLENVQEAHALGMKIVPWTVNDPVELDMLIKMGVDGVITDKPWMAREVIEKNGIKLNPPTVNKNSKYHSGTEHVDVQTKRVAGGADVSH; from the coding sequence ATGAAAAAATCTTTGTTGAAACGTTTCGTCATGCTCGGTGTGGCAGCTGCTTTCATTTCGACAGGTGTACAAGCATATGATGTACCGTCTGTTGAAGCAAAAGTAGTTACTGACACATTCGACTTCCAGCCGCATCGCGGTGGTCGTGATGCTCGTCCGGAAAACACGCTTTATGCTTATGCATATGCAATGGAAATGGGCGCAACTTCGATCGAATGCGATATGCAGATGACGAAAGATGGCGTGATCGTAATGAGCCACAACCCGATCCTCAATCAAGACATCACAAAAGACAAAAACGGTAACTATGTTGAAGCAGGTAAATATGATATCCGTACGATGACTTACAAAGAACTCCAGAAATTCACGGTCGGCGATATCAATCCGTCCAGCGGTTACTACGAAGCACATGGTCAGACGCTCGTTACATTCGACGATGCTAAGATCCCGACACTCGAACAATTGTTCCAGCTTGTAAACGAATATGGTGACAAAAAAGTCATCATCAACGCTGAAACAAAAACAAATCCGGATCCGGCAGTCCCTGCTTACCATGCAAACGATGTTGACCCTGTCAAATTCGTTACGGAAGTAAACCGCCTCGTGAAAAAATACAACATGGAAGATCGTTTCACATTGCAGTCGTTCGACTGGAGAACGCTCATTGAAATGAAAAAAATCAACCCTGATATCACACTTGTAGCACTCTGGTGCCAGCAGCCGTCTTGGGGCAAAGATTCCGAATGTCTTCGCCCGTATGAAGAAGGCGCTTCTCCGTGGCTCGGCGGCGTCGACATCGATGATTTCAAAGGCAATCCGTATCAAGCAGCAAAATCGATCGGTGCAGACATCGTATCTCCGTACGGCCCTGAAATTTCCCTTGAAAATGTCCAAGAAGCACACGCTCTCGGCATGAAGATCGTTCCGTGGACAGTCAATGATCCTGTTGAGCTCGATATGCTCATCAAAATGGGCGTTGACGGTGTCATCACTGACAAACCGTGGATGGCTCGTGAAGTTATCGAGAAAAACGGTATTAAATTGAACCCGCCGACAGTAAACAAAAACAGCAAATACCACAGTGGTACAGAACACGTTGATGTACAGACGAAACGTGTTGCCGGCGGCGCTGACGTTTCTCACTAA